A segment of the Odoribacter splanchnicus DSM 20712 genome:
ATGTTGATATTGACTCCGAGGAAAAGATTGCGGAACTGCTTACAGGAGCTTATCCCGAGGCAAGCTATATCCCCTTTCTGGAGCCTCGCACCGATAATGTGGAAGAGCGTGTCAACGGTGTTCATTCGCGCCTGAATGAGTCCATGTTCTTTTGGGGAGACTACGATCAGGAAGACCTCGATACGCCTTTGAACTATTGGAATGCCTGCTATAAGGGCATCGCACAGGCCAATAAGGCTTTGGAACTACTGAGTCGCTATCCCAAGAGCGAACGTGTAAAGGCCTTGTATGGAGAGGCCTTCCTGTTGCGAGCTTACCTGCACTTTATGTTGGTCAACATCTGGTCGGAACCTTATGGGGGAAAAACGACCAATCCGGGCATTCCTTATATTACGAAACCTGAGAAAAATGCTTTGGTAGACTATCAGCGAGGTACGGTGAACGAAGTCTATGCCCAAATCGAAAAGGATTTGAAATTGGGCATATCCTTAGTTTCAGACATCTATTATAAGCATCCTAAGTTTCATTTCAATAAGAAAGCAGCCTATGCCTTTGCCTCTCGCTTCTACCTGATGAAGGGAGAATGGAAAGAGGTCATTGCATATGCGGACTATGTTCTTGGCGGAGATCCCAAGACACAGCTCCGCCCTTGGCGGCAATATGCCGACGTATTCGAGTTCAACCACAGAAGTCTCTATCGCAGATATGCCGCTGCGAGCGAGCCGGCGAACTTGTTGCTGACCACTACAGAGTCGCGTCTGGCACGTACTACGCCCAGCGAGAAATATGGTTCCACATTCAATACGGTAGACAAGATTTTTGCTCAAAAGGGCATTGAGGGCGGGGGAGATTATGCAAAGATGAACTTCATAGGTACCTATATCTTCACTTCGTCAACCGCTCCTGTTACTACCGGTCGCTATTTGGCCAAGTTCGACGAGTTTTCTACCTCCGAAAGCATCGGCACAAAGCCCCGTGGACTTTATGTAACGAATGTGCTCTTCACCGTCGACGAGGTGCTCTTAAACCGGATGGAAGCCTATGCCATGTTGAAGAATTACAGCCATGCCATCGACGATTTACTGCAATATATGCAGGGAAAGTTCGGGTTTATGCCCTCCGTAGACCGTGCCGTGTATACATCTACAAACAGCGACAATTATAATATCTATACTCCTTTCTACGGGTTGACACTAAAACAGCTGGCCATGGTGAAACTCTTCCTTGATTTCCGGCAGAAAGAATTCTATCAGGAGGGTCTGCGTTGGTTCGACATACGGCGTTTCCATTTGGCCGTAAAACGCTCGTCGAAGAGTTCCTACTACTTCCCGCTGGAAAAAGAAGACCCCAGAAAAGTGCTCCAGATACCAACCGAAGCCATTCAAAGAGGTCTTGCCGCCAATCCGCGCGAGCGCCAGGAACCAATCCGATAAATCCTATCAACATCCAAACAGATAAAGTAAGACAATGAAAATAAAGATAAGAAAGACAACTCTTCTGCTCCTCACGGCACTCACTCTCACAGGATGCGACGAAGAGAAACTGAGCGACAGAAGCGTGATTGACGACGGTAAGCAGCAGATAGAAACCACGCAGCTGGATAATTGGATACTCGACAATATCACCAAACCCTACGGCATTGAGGTAATCTATCGCTGGGAAAAGAATACCGGCTCTACGGGTACATTCATTTATCCACCCAAATTAGAGAATGTGCGTGCGATACTCGAGGCTGTGAGAGAATTAGGTTTAGAGACCTATCGACTGAAAGAAGTGGGAGGAGCAGACTTCCTGCTCGGTCGTCTGCCCATCAAGCTGTATCTCTATGGCGGTGGAAATCCCGATGAGAACGGGGTGGAGCGCCTCAATAATCCGCAGCTCACGGCAGCGGAGATGTGCCTGTACAATGTGAACGACTTCAATCCGGGCGATGCCGACAAGATGTTCGTACTCATGCGCAGCGTACACCATCAACTGGCCAAGCGTCTTATGCAGCTCATCGCTTACGACCGTGATAAATTTTTCACCATCAGCGGGCATCGTTATACGGGTTCTACCGAGTTGATAGCAGCCCAGTTGGGCTATGCCTCTACTGGAAAAGAGAAGTTCGGACTGGATGCTTATGCCAATAAGCGAGGATTCTATACAATGCTCTCGTTCCTTTCGGCTGAAGACGACTTTGCTGAAATCATCAGCGCCACGCTCACCAGTACGCCTAAAGAGGTGTATGACGCTACCGTTACGGCAAAGACGCCTGATACGGATGTCGACCCGGAAGTGAATGCGCGTTATGCCAAAGAGGCAGAACAGGCTTATAAGGAATTTACGGAAAAACAAGCCTTCGTCAATGAATATGTGCAGAAAAGCTGGCATATCAATCTCAAGCAGATGCAAGTGATCAGTGTTCGCAGAATCAATGCCTATATAAAACAACATTAAGAAAAAATGAATAACAGATATATGAAATACTGTCTTGTATTGGCGGCCTTGTTGTTGGCAGCTTGTTCTTCCAAGGACGATGTGTTCGATAAATCTCCTTCGCAACGCAGCAGCGAGAGTATTACAGCCTTGAAAGCCGAACTTGTGAATGCGCCTTATGGCTGGCGGGTACTCTATTTTCCCAAAACCGACTCGCTGTTGTTCTCCAATCCGTCGGAACTGATCTCTCAACATGGATTCAGGGGGCACTACGGTTATGGCGGCGACTGCTTCACGATGAAGTTTGCGGCTGACAATACCGTAGAGATGTGGGCAGATTTCACCGACCAAACAGCGGCTGAGGCCGTGAAGAGCGAATACCTTATCGGCCGAAACAGCTTCACCCAATTGAGTTTCTCTACATATAACTATATACACAGACTCGTGAACGACCGCTTTGCCGGAGCTTCAGATTTCCTTTATATGGGCAAGAATGAGGATGGAGACTTGGTGTTTCGCACGGCTACTTACCTGCAGCCGGCACGCGAATACATAGTCTTCACCAAGCTGAGAAGCGCAGAGGAGACAACAGGCTTCGTGCGGAAAGCTTACGATAATCGCACATTCTTTGAGCAGATGGTCAATCCGCAGCTCCTTATACATAGGGGCGGACGCACCTATTTCCGGAGCGACATCTACATCAAGCGCAATGTGGAGACCAATCAGGCTTTGCTCAAGGAAATCAAGGAAAAGAAATACTATCTCTTCCTTTTCACCCAAAAGAAGAATCCCATCCCGGGCTACCCTGCCAAAGAGATGACCGGCCTTGGCTCTGGATATGCCGGGACAGAGCACGGCATAACATTCAGAGCTGGTCTGCGCTACGACAGTAAGACCATGTTTTTCGACTTTCAGCGTAAGGGCAACCGATTTGTGGCTGAACTGGTATCGGTCTACGACCCGTTGCTGCGTAGCATCCGTTTAGTGAGCAAGCACCTGCATCCCGAAGGAGAGTTCACAGGACTCGAAGCGGAAATATGGGACGAGCCCGTAGAATGACAAGTGAGAACATAAAAAAAATACATCATAGAAACAAGGACAACAGACAATGAAGATAAACTTGACAAAATACACTTTGATAGGCCTGACCCTGCTCACGCTGGGTTGTTCGAGAAGCAGTGAAGATTATGCCGATGAGGACTATGAGAAGCTGTTCCCATTTCCCGGTATTGAAAAGCCGAAGGTCTCCTATGAAGACCAAATCGTGCAATTGGGCGATCCCGACGCACCAGTTTCGGACTATGTATATCCAGGAGTGGACATTACCGAGAATGTGAGGGAATATAAAGTAACGCTTACTTGCTCGTTCAATGAAGTGGATATTCTGGGGCAACTTGTAGGCGAGGACGATATCTCTTCCCGCTATACGATTCGTTACATCGCTCCCGACAAGCAGTTGCGTATCGTATCAAGCAATAATGGCGACGAGACGGCACATCTGTTTCTGACCAACGGTAAGGAGCAAACCATCACATTCGCGGCCAAATCGGGTTACCCGATGTATCTCTGTGTCAACGGAGTGGGGCCGCGTGGATCGTCTGTAAAAGCCACCATCTCTGCCATATCCGAAGACGGGTTCACTATTGTGAAGCCGCTGAGCGTGAACGAGCATCAGAACGAAGAAGGCCTTGACAAAATCAAGGCTCCGTTCTGTGGCTACATCATTCTTCCTTAATATAATATTAGAAATATGAAAAAGAACATTGCAATTTACATCATGTTGCTCTTGGCTCCATTGACATTCCTTTCGTGCGATCAATGGGGGGGTGAGACCGTGGAGTCTGCTTATCGCGAACCGCAGATTCCTGATCCGACCTATCAATTCAAACGCAATGGTAGCAGCAGTATAGACTATCTGGAATGCGGCCTTCTGCGCGATCCGCTTGACTATATTTACAACAGTTATCTCAAAATCGCTTCGATAATGTATCAGGCCAATATGGACAAGGTACAGGACTATTTCTGCAATGGAGAGTTCGGCTTGAAGCCTAAGGAAGAGCTGGCGTCGTCTCCTCTGCACAAGGCCGACAGGGCACGCATACTGAAAGATGTGGAAGACATCTTTCAGACAACGGGCGTGTTGAGTGGACTGTCTAAGCCGAGTCCCGGAACTTATCGCAACCGCAAGGCAAAACCCGGACAAGGCGGATATGTGGGCACGAATATCGGTGATGTCAACATTGCCTTCGCCAACGAGAAAGGAGTGATAGTGGCAGAGATGTTCAATGGCATCGTATGGGGAGGGGTCTATTTGGATAAGATCCTCAATACGCATCTCAACGACAGTCTATACAACGACACCCGACTACGCCGTGAACATGAAAGCACAACATTACTCCCGGGACGGAACTATACGGAACTTGAACACCACTGGGACCTTGCCTATGGCTATTATCAGTATTGGCTGCCCTTCATACAGACAAGCGGCCTGTCTGTGTTGCGCGAAAGCCGAATTAAGATCTACAATGCCTTTGCAATCGGCCGTCAGGCGCTCACCGAGTTTCGCTATGAGGAAGTGCAAGCTCAGTTGCTGCTTATTAGGGACGAATTGTCGAAAGTGGCTGCCGTGCGGGCTATGAGCCTGCTGGTCGGCGAGATAACCCTTGTCAACTTAGATGAAGACATCAACAATGCCTTGGTGTTTCTTTCCAAGGGCTGCGGTGCCGTTTACGGACTGCAATTCACCTTGCAGGCCTCGGGTAATCCCTACCTTTCCTACGAAGAAGCAACACATTTCATCGCACAGCTCACGGCCGGCAGCGGATTGTGGGACAAACAGCGGCTGCTTGGCTCGGAATCGACCGAAGGATCTCTCAAGAATGTGGCGGCGGCCATCGGTAAATGCTATGGGCTGACACTCGACGATATTAAACATTCCAATTAGCAAACTTCACACAGAATGATACATAGAATCTATTTCATTTTATTATTATTGTCGCTTTCGTTTACGGCGAAGGCACAGTTGGGGAAAGAACTAATTCTCAATGGCGGATTTGAAGAATACGCCAAAGTTACGCCTCCTCCATCAGGAGAAGACGACGAAGAGGATGAGGAGGAAGAACCTCCCGGCTATTTTGATCCTTATCAAAAACCGCTTTATTGGTATTTCAACTCGTCGTTATTCTATACGAGAACCAAGGATGCGCACAGCGGTGTATTCGCCGTGAAAGTATATCCCAATGGGGGCTCGTTCTTCTCGCGCGACGAGAATTTCAACCCTTATCACATCGCGATTGAGGCTGGCGGAGAATACCGCCTTACCTATTGGTATAAGGGTAATGTCAAGAATCCCAATATCACGGTAACGGTAGACTGGTATAAGGGCACGACATCCATAAAGAAAGAGACGCGCGACAAAGAAAAAGCAACGGATTTCTCGGATCAGTGGCAACAGAAGACATTTACATTCAAGGCTCCTGCTGGAGTAGACAAGGCTGGAGTGGGCCTCTATATTGAAAACGATTACATGTCGGCAGAATCCGGCGGTTGCATTCTTATCGACGACATCTCATTCGTGCAGACCAAAGAGGGGAAACCCTCAGCGGCGCTCGAAGCGCCTTCCAATGTCGTGGTCAGACCGCAGCAGCGAGAAATGGAGCTGTCGTGGAATGCCATTGCCGAAGAAAATGTAAGCTATCAAATCATAATGAATGGAGAAAAAGTGGCCACTACAGAAGGGACATCCTATATCGTCGAGCGACTCGAACCGGGCAAATCCTATCAGTTCAGCGTGTGTTCTGTCAAGGGGTCGGATATATCGGCTCCTTCTGCTCCGCTCACGCAACAGACCCAACGGATGAATACGGGCATTGACGAGGAAGATCGCGTTCCTTATTTGTACACAGTGCGTGAGGTCGGAACCTGTCCCCGCACACTGCGGTTGTTCTATCACGATTTGGCCGATCCCGACGCCAAAATCATATACAGGGTAGACGGAATGCCTGTGACGCCTGTTAATGGTAGCATTATCTTCACAGGCAAGGGGCAGCATATCCTGCAAATCGAAATCACAGAGACTCCTGAACGCAAATGGGATATAGAATACAAATTGTATGTGGATTAGAAAAACGATGAAACAAATACTTTTTTATTTGCTGCTATGTTGCGGCATCGTGTTTGCTGCATGCGACAGCGACAACTTACAGGAAAAGAAGGACATCCGCTTGGGAACTGACAACATCACCGAGGTTTCGCTCAATAAGCTGTCTACCCGAACCATTATTCTCAGCGGGGGAACTGGAAAATATATGGCCAATGTTGCCGACTCGAAAGTCGCGGAGGTCAAGATCAGCAAAGATACCTTGCGCATCAGTGGGATATGGGAGGGACGAACCTATGCCACCATCATTTCTGGCGACTTCAAAAAGCGTGTGGAAATCAACGTGGTGGTTCCTGAACTCAGTATCAGCCAGTCGGAAATAAGACTTTATCCTCGTGATGAAAGTAAGTTCGTGAGCTTGAACGGTGGGGGAGACATCGTCGACTTGAAGATAGAAGACCCGGACAAAGTAATCAATGCGAAGTGGAACGCAAAGACCAACATCTTGGAAATTCAAGCCTATTACGAGGGTGAGGCGATGATACGGGTCATCTCGCAAGACAAGAAAGAGAAGACTCTGAAAGTCGTTGTGCGCTGCGATGGTACGGCCGGTCGCGTGGGCATCTATGGCACCACTTCGCACAGTCTTTACGAGCAGATGAACACGGTGATGGCCGCGCGGCGTCCCGGTGTGGGAGTGTGGCTCTGCAACGGTGCGCGCCCATATTCTTCCCGGAAGGTTTTGAAGATAACACCTGCTGTTGTCAATCCCGTGGCTGGAACACATATTGATGTCTCGTTCTCGATGCTTTATCCTGATGAGTTCGCAAGTAGCGGATTGAAAGAGGGCAATTGTAAATTATACGTAGAAGAGGTGAGGGAAAAAGATGTTGTGCTTCGTGGTCGGGGTTTCAAGATTGTTATACCTTACGAGAAGAAATAAGACAATATTTGGCTCTGTAACGTTTCGTGTGGGTAACTCTTGAAAACTCAATCAAAAATATTACCTTTGTATCATGAATAGTAGCGAGATATTTACACTAGCTTTAGGCTTGGCAGAACCATGGTATGTTTCCAAGGTAGAGTTGATAGAAGGTGAACAATCCAAGAAAGAACTTCATCTGTGGTTGAGTTTTACTCGAGGATATCGTTTCACGTTTGGTACGAAAGAGTACACGACCTATGACACTATCGATAAAACTTGGCGTCATTTGAATTTCTTCGAGCATCTTTGTTACATTCACGCCAACGTTCCCCGAGTGCAAACCGAAGAGAATAAAACGATTATGGTAGAAGTACCATGGGCACGCAAGAATAGTGGTTTCACGCTGCTTTTCGAGGCGTACTCTATGCGTTCTTATAGAACGCGAAATGCCAGTTAGCAGCGTTTCACAGACCATGCACGCGACCGACCCGCGTATATGGCGAGTGTTTAACCATTGGGTACACACGTTTTTGCAGACTGTTTACAAGTTCATCTTTCGTCATGATGCTATGGTCTATTGTTCATTTCATTCAGACGGTTTGCAGCCTCCAGTCTTATCTCCTCCTCCGACATTGCTCTTGCTCCTCGCACCCAGTCAAGCAAGGCTTTCTTCTCAAAGAAGATGAGCTTGCCAGCAGGCTTGAAGTACGGCAACTGGTTAAGATGCGTCATCTTGTAGAGCGTACTCTTGGCAATGCCGAGAAAGGCGGATGCCTCTTCAAGGTTCAACACTTCCTTTGTCATATAGCAAAGGTTTTCCAACTTGTTCACTCTCGACTGAAGCTCCACTATCTTGCGCTCATGGTCGAGGTTCATCTTTAATGCGTTCTTTTCTGTCATAATTCTGATATTTTGTTTATTTCGTTATCGATTTCGGCTGCAAAGGTATATAGTTGCCAATGATATTCAAGCAGCCGTTATGGTTTATTAAAAGTGCTGATTTTCAATTCTTTGGTTCTATTTTACCATGCTGTAACGTGGTAGATTGGTCGGACACTCATCTGAAATTCAGCATCTTTAAATATTTATCGTTCAAACACTCCCAAAGTCAGGAATTGGACAATAGGGGTGGCAAATCTTTGGTTCTATTGCCAGTTCTCGTTTTTGAAAATGTCCAACAGAGTGCAAAACAAAATTTAACACCCGATTTTCTCAAGTCATGCTGTTTGAGGTCAAAATCGCTTGCAATAACCACATTTAGGGTACAATGGTAGGAAAATGAGTTGTGAATGAGAGAAATAGGGATTTCCCCTCGTTTTTCAAGGGACAAATTTGTACCTTTGCAAACGAAACAGAGGTATTCAACAAGGGATATTTCGGGCAAAGTGTTCTTGACTTTATTTTTCCGTGTTTTTGTCCCGTTTTTGTCCCTCGCTGATTTTGTATCACGAGACAAGAATTTGCAAGTTGCTGATTTACAATGGTTAAAGCTGTATCTTGGAGGGTTGATAACGACAACCACCAGTAACCACCAAGATGGCCTGTGCCGATTGCTCGAAACAATAGGGTAGAGTGTCGGGAGAAGCGACCCACTGTTTTTCAGGAAAGTCGATCCTGAAATATCCGTAAGGCTTGGGAGTATATTGGTCCTTGCAACCCGACGCCAGGAGTAAGAATAGAATAAAAGCTGTTTTTAGCATCACATGAGGTATTTATTTTTCAGTAAACCTGTATCAATTTTTTTCGTATTTGATTTTTTTTATCCGGCGGTTATCGACTTCCAAAATTGTGAATTTATGGCTTTGATAAGTGATTACGTCGTTCTTTCCGGGCAATTCTCCCTTGATTTCCAGAATCAAACCGGCCAGGGTATCGGCTTCTCCTTCGATATCTTTGAAACTATCCGGATCTGCATCTACGATTTTAATAAAATCATTTAATAGAGTACAGGCTTCGAAAATATAGGTGTTGTTGGATAATTTCGTATAGGTTTCTTCTTTTTCATCATATTCATCGTTGATTTCTCCGACAATTTCTTCCAGAATATCTTCCATGGTTACGATCCCGGAAGTTCCTCCGTATTCGTCGACGATGATGGCCATATGGACCTTTTTTACCTGGAATTCTTCCAGCAAATCATTGATTTTTTTGGTCTCCGGTACGAAATAGGCCGGACGGATCAACGATTGCCATGCGAAATTCTGAGGCTCTTTCAGATGGGCAAGCAAGTCTTTGACGTACAAAATACCTTCGATGGTGTCCAGATTTTCACGATATACCGGCAAGCGGGAATACCCGTGTTCGATTACCACATTTTTGACTACTTCGAAACTATCTTCGATATCCAGGGCTATAATGTTGATGCGGGGACGGATGATATCGATGGCAGCGATATTGCTGAACCGTACGATTCCCTCTAAAATATCTTTTTCGTCGTTGATTTCTGCATCTTCGGTCAATTCCAGGGCTTTGGATAACTGATCCATGGATAAGCCGTCTTTTTTGGCCATTCGTTTGCTGATAAGGGAAGTTGACCGGATCAATAAGGTCGATAAAGGACGGAAAAGATAAGTGAGGAAAGTCAAAGGACCTGCCATAAAAATGGCCATTTTTACCTGTGAGCGATTAGCGTATAATTTGGGTATAATCTCACCGAATAAAAGGATGATGAAAGTGACCCCTATCACCTGAATGATAAATCCCAACACAGGATTACCCGAAAAATCGAATAAAGAATTAACCAGATAAGTCGATAGAATGACTATACCTACATTTACGAAATTATTAGTAATCAGAATGGTCGATAGTAATAGATTCGGCTTTTGGTGAAGATTGGCTACTTTATCGTAACCTTTTTCTTTCAATTTTTCTAATTCTCCGGGAGATAGAGAGAAATAGGCTACTTCTGAGGCAGAAGCTAATGCTGAACATAACAGAAGGAATAGAAGAATAATCAGAAAAACAATGTCTGCAAGATCGAAAGTTCCGCGGAATATACTTTGTGCCGCGTCATAAGCGTCTGTTTCCAAAATGAAATGAATTAGTTAAACAAATTAAGCTAAAGGCTATAAGCTATAAGCTAAAAGCTGATTGCTATGAGTTTGAAAAGCCAGAGCTTTAAGATTAAAACTCCAGGCTATACTGGGACAAAGATAATTGAAAAACTTTATTTTTATAGCTTTTCACCTTTCGCTTTTCGCTTATAGCCTATAGCTTATCGCCTTTCAGCCTTAAAATGGCAGATCGTCGTTATCGTCCGGTGTATTCATCGGAGGAGTAGCGGTCGTTGAAGTGCTACTTGAAACCGACGGCGTATAAGATCTGGGAGCATTTCCTGTGGCCTCACCGTCTTGTCTGGAAGATAACATTTGCATATTATGTAGGCTCGGTAAACAACGCCTTTCCGCTTTACAGCGGTAGGTTTTCGTTTATCTGCCCCCGAACCGTACTTACACGTCTCCATGTATACGGCTCTCCATCTGTAACATCATTTTACTTATCACAGCTCTGGATTTTTGCGTTACACTCCGCACATACGACCAAAGTCTTTCTGTGCATATAGAGCATTTTGCGTTCCCAGTCATTTTTACCTTTTAACTCTTTGAGAGTGCGGACATGGTGCATTACCACTTCTCCGTGCTTGCCACATAGTTCGCACGTTTTTGTTGTAAGCCTTTCTATCAAACTTAACGATGGTGTTTTGAACATATACGGCAGATTGTCACTTGGGGCTGTTTCACAATCCGTTTTACGGGCGTAACCCTCATTGTAGAATACCCTGTACTTGGTTTCTCCTCCCTTGTTTACAAAAGGCACGGCAAAGAGATTGTCCTTGCGGTATGTTTCAATGACTTTTCTCACTGACATATTCAGCTTTTGAGCAAGAGTTTTGTACATGGAGAACTTCATAATACAGCCGAAAGAGCGTCCCAAAGCCGATGCATTGTTTGCTATTGAGTAATAGTTGTAGAACCCTCGTATTTCGGTATTAAACTGAGATACAATCTCGTGCGCTTCATTGTCAATCATATAAGTCCTGCCTTTTGACACCCATGTTTCCTTGCCGCGTTTGGTGACAACTTTCATGGCTTCGAGGCTGAGCAGTTTATTCTTGATTACTTCTCTTGAAACGTGCAATATCACGTTCCCGTTGAAGTATCTGCGCACTGTTCCGTTACTGTTTCTCTTTGTGGCATAGTCTTTACGGACATATATTTCGTAACCCAAAAATTTTGCGCTGTCTTGTGCATTTGTAATCAAAGTCTTTTCCTGTGACATCTCCAGCCTTAACTTTTCCTGCATAAACTTGGTGATGTCAGCTTTGATTGTCTCACATTCGTTTTTCGTTCCGATAACCCCGATTAGAAAATCATCGGCGTAGCGCAGATATCTCAGTCTGCGAAAATTTCTGTCCATATCGTTGCCACTTGGCATTGTTAGTATCCGCTTCTGCTTTTCGTGCAGTTCTTCTACCATCCTTGTTCTTACGTTTACATCCTCTACTTCATTTATCCTACGTTTTAGGTAGTGTACTCTGCTGTTGAGTTTGCAAATATCCTTGTTGCGGCTTCTTACTGTCCCTTTATTGAATTTGTTGGCATATTCATTCATGTACTTATCGAACTTGTCAAGGTATATATTTGCCAAAACAGGGCTTATGATACCACCTTGCGGTGTCCCTGAATAAGTCTTGTTGAATTGCCACTCTTCCATGTACCCTGCATTGAGGAATTTCCGTATCAGACGAAGAAATCTGTCATCTGCTATTCTGCCTTTCATTATTTCTATCAGCACATCATGGTCTATGTTGTCAAAGAAGCCTTTTATATCTCCCTCGATGAACCATTTTGCACCGTTGAAATTATTTTGTAGACTTTTCAGTGCTGTGTGGCAGCTTCTGTTTGGTCTGAAGCCGTGCGATGTCCACTCAAAGTGTCCCTCATATATAGCTTCAAGCACCATTCTTACTGCCTCTTGAACCAATTTGTCTTCAAAAGACGGTATTCCTAACGGACGCATCTTCCCATTCTTTTTCGGAATGTAAATTCTCTTTGCAGGATTGGGACTATAAGTCTCATCCTTTATACTCTCTATGAGTTTGTTTATCCTATCAATGCTCATTTCATCCTCTGTTTTGCCATCAGTGCCGGGTGTCATGTTTCCCGGCTTTGCATACATACGTTGGTAGGCGGCAAAGAACATCTGTTCATTGAATAGAATACGGTAGAGCCTTTCGTATTTATACTCAGGCTCGTTGCTGTGTCCAGCTAAAATGTTTAATACTTGCTCTGGATTTCTCATACGTCTCTCACGTTTTCCGTTGTTCGTATTAAAGTTACAGACTACTTCCCTTCGCCATGTACAAGGCTTTCCCTTGCTCGGACTACTACGGAAGTTCCGTTACCATATCGGATATTCAAAAGCTTTCTTTATAGCTGTTTATTCCAGCGTTCCGACTTAGGTAATCCCCAGTTAGTTCTCTTAATAACTATTAGCACGGCATACTGTCGGATGCGACTTTCGTTCTTGTCCGCTTATTGCGGCTGTGTCATAGTCGGTTCTTTATGCTCTGCACTAACGCACAAAATAGGCAGAGTACTATGAAACAACGTATGTATAATAGTCTTCCGTTGTTGCAAGATTTGGTACCACTGAACTATCGTTCAACCAATCAAGGCTTCATCCTTATGTATGCCTTTTCGTCTTGCCCCTCAGTCGCCACTTGACTATTAGTGGACTTGGAGCTTTAATCAGTATGCTACACTCCCCATCGGGTTTCCCCTTTGGATAAACTGATTGAC
Coding sequences within it:
- the ltrA gene encoding group II intron reverse transcriptase/maturase yields the protein MRNPEQVLNILAGHSNEPEYKYERLYRILFNEQMFFAAYQRMYAKPGNMTPGTDGKTEDEMSIDRINKLIESIKDETYSPNPAKRIYIPKKNGKMRPLGIPSFEDKLVQEAVRMVLEAIYEGHFEWTSHGFRPNRSCHTALKSLQNNFNGAKWFIEGDIKGFFDNIDHDVLIEIMKGRIADDRFLRLIRKFLNAGYMEEWQFNKTYSGTPQGGIISPVLANIYLDKFDKYMNEYANKFNKGTVRSRNKDICKLNSRVHYLKRRINEVEDVNVRTRMVEELHEKQKRILTMPSGNDMDRNFRRLRYLRYADDFLIGVIGTKNECETIKADITKFMQEKLRLEMSQEKTLITNAQDSAKFLGYEIYVRKDYATKRNSNGTVRRYFNGNVILHVSREVIKNKLLSLEAMKVVTKRGKETWVSKGRTYMIDNEAHEIVSQFNTEIRGFYNYYSIANNASALGRSFGCIMKFSMYKTLAQKLNMSVRKVIETYRKDNLFAVPFVNKGGETKYRVFYNEGYARKTDCETAPSDNLPYMFKTPSLSLIERLTTKTCELCGKHGEVVMHHVRTLKELKGKNDWERKMLYMHRKTLVVCAECNAKIQSCDK
- the gldE gene encoding gliding motility-associated protein GldE yields the protein METDAYDAAQSIFRGTFDLADIVFLIILLFLLLCSALASASEVAYFSLSPGELEKLKEKGYDKVANLHQKPNLLLSTILITNNFVNVGIVILSTYLVNSLFDFSGNPVLGFIIQVIGVTFIILLFGEIIPKLYANRSQVKMAIFMAGPLTFLTYLFRPLSTLLIRSTSLISKRMAKKDGLSMDQLSKALELTEDAEINDEKDILEGIVRFSNIAAIDIIRPRINIIALDIEDSFEVVKNVVIEHGYSRLPVYRENLDTIEGILYVKDLLAHLKEPQNFAWQSLIRPAYFVPETKKINDLLEEFQVKKVHMAIIVDEYGGTSGIVTMEDILEEIVGEINDEYDEKEETYTKLSNNTYIFEACTLLNDFIKIVDADPDSFKDIEGEADTLAGLILEIKGELPGKNDVITYQSHKFTILEVDNRRIKKIKYEKN